The Paenibacillus sp. YPG26 genome includes a window with the following:
- a CDS encoding alpha-galactosidase: MGVIVQEHTGLFHLQSSGMSYMIQIVDGYPLHVYWGGRLKHRESLADLLIHTPANAGLDRLPQEYPQYGSGDFRNPAYQSELEDGTRVTELKYEGYRIIKGKPALSGLPSVYTEDDAEAETLELELKDAYSGLQVVLSYTIYADRNVIARSARLNNAGEHNLRLRRALSASVDFLGKDDLEIMYLSGAWAREANIIRKPIHQGETRIDSKRGMSSHQFNPFTALVTPETTEDHGDAYGFSLVYSGSFEAGAEVDSFGSTRVSIGLNSFDFAWQLSPGESFQTPEAVMVYSGQGLGDMSRTYHRLYRTRLCRGKYRDEERPILVNNWEATYFDFNADKLVSIAEEGVKLGIELFVLDDGWFGKRDSDNSSLGDWYEDRRKLPDGLADVARRVNEQGLKFGLWFEPEMISPDSELYRRHPDWCLHVPGRRRSEARWQLVLDYTRQEVRDYIYDSLSAIFTSVPVAYVKWDMNRALTEIGSVALPPERQAETAHRYVLGLYELLDRITTAFPDILFESCSSGGGRFDPGMLHYMPQTWTSDNTDAVERLKIQYGTSLVYPVSAIGAHVSAVPNHQVGRITPLEFRGDVAMSGNFGYELDLTKFTEEEKETVKRQVSAYKEIRGLVQKGDLYRLKSPFEGNESAWMIVSENQEEAIAYYFQVMAVPNAPKRSLRLAGLNPELEYEVQSGHSGETSIHGGDRLMQLGLPLAYEQKDYESGWFRLRAVTH, encoded by the coding sequence GTGGGCGTAATTGTACAAGAACACACCGGGCTGTTTCACCTACAGTCTTCCGGCATGAGTTATATGATTCAGATCGTGGACGGGTACCCCCTGCACGTATACTGGGGAGGCAGGCTGAAGCACCGGGAATCCTTAGCTGATCTGCTGATTCATACCCCGGCGAATGCCGGCCTTGACCGGTTACCTCAGGAATATCCGCAGTATGGAAGCGGGGACTTCCGCAATCCGGCATACCAATCAGAGCTTGAGGATGGAACCCGTGTGACGGAGCTGAAATATGAGGGATACCGGATTATCAAGGGCAAGCCAGCCTTGTCCGGGCTTCCTTCCGTATATACAGAGGATGACGCCGAAGCGGAGACGCTGGAGCTGGAACTGAAGGATGCCTATTCAGGCCTCCAGGTTGTTCTTAGCTATACGATCTATGCGGATCGGAATGTCATCGCCCGCTCAGCCAGGCTGAATAATGCGGGAGAGCACAATCTTCGGCTTCGCCGCGCGCTAAGCGCCAGTGTCGATTTCCTCGGCAAGGATGATCTGGAGATCATGTACCTGTCGGGAGCATGGGCACGGGAAGCGAACATTATCCGTAAGCCGATTCATCAGGGTGAGACCCGGATCGATAGCAAAAGAGGCATGAGCAGCCACCAGTTCAACCCGTTCACCGCCTTGGTCACCCCGGAGACAACAGAGGACCATGGCGATGCGTACGGCTTCAGCCTCGTGTACAGCGGCAGCTTTGAAGCGGGGGCGGAGGTGGATTCCTTCGGTTCCACACGGGTAAGCATCGGACTGAACTCCTTCGATTTCGCCTGGCAGCTCAGTCCGGGAGAGAGCTTCCAGACGCCGGAGGCCGTTATGGTCTACTCCGGACAGGGACTTGGAGATATGTCGCGGACCTATCATCGATTGTACCGGACCCGGCTGTGCCGGGGGAAATACCGGGATGAAGAGCGTCCAATTCTGGTCAATAACTGGGAAGCCACTTATTTTGACTTCAATGCGGACAAGCTGGTATCCATCGCGGAAGAGGGCGTGAAGCTGGGGATTGAGCTGTTCGTGCTGGATGACGGTTGGTTCGGCAAAAGAGACTCCGACAATTCCTCCCTTGGAGATTGGTACGAGGATCGTCGGAAGCTGCCGGACGGGCTTGCGGATGTCGCGCGGCGCGTGAACGAACAGGGTCTGAAGTTCGGCCTCTGGTTCGAGCCCGAGATGATCTCGCCGGACAGCGAGCTGTACCGGAGGCATCCGGACTGGTGTCTGCATGTTCCGGGGAGAAGACGCAGTGAAGCCAGATGGCAGCTGGTGCTTGACTATACCCGTCAGGAAGTGCGCGATTACATCTATGACTCGCTGTCCGCTATTTTCACAAGTGTGCCGGTCGCTTACGTGAAGTGGGATATGAACCGCGCTCTGACGGAGATTGGTTCCGTGGCTCTGCCGCCGGAGCGCCAAGCCGAGACGGCCCATCGTTATGTGCTTGGCTTGTATGAACTGCTGGACCGCATCACTACCGCATTCCCGGATATTCTGTTCGAGAGCTGCTCAAGCGGCGGCGGACGCTTCGATCCCGGCATGCTGCATTATATGCCGCAGACCTGGACGAGCGATAATACCGACGCGGTGGAGCGTCTCAAGATTCAATACGGCACCAGCCTGGTGTATCCGGTTAGCGCCATTGGGGCGCACGTGTCGGCTGTGCCGAACCACCAGGTTGGTCGGATAACCCCTCTGGAATTCCGGGGAGATGTCGCCATGTCCGGGAACTTTGGCTATGAGCTGGATCTGACGAAATTCACCGAGGAGGAGAAAGAAACGGTCAAGCGCCAGGTCTCTGCCTACAAGGAGATTCGCGGTTTGGTTCAGAAGGGGGACTTGTACCGGCTTAAGAGTCCGTTCGAGGGGAATGAGTCGGCCTGGATGATTGTGTCGGAGAATCAAGAGGAGGCGATCGCCTACTATTTCCAAGTGATGGCCGTGCCGAACGCGCCTAAGCGCAGCCTGCGCCTTGCGGGACTGAATCCGGAGCTTGAATACGAGGTTCAGTCGGGTCATAGTGGCGAGACCTCAATTCATGGAGGAGACAGACTCATGCAGCTGGGTCTGCCCCTTGCCTATGAGCAGAAAGACTATGAGAGCGGATGGTTCAGACTTCGGGCTGTAACGCATTAA